Proteins found in one Micropterus dolomieu isolate WLL.071019.BEF.003 ecotype Adirondacks linkage group LG12, ASM2129224v1, whole genome shotgun sequence genomic segment:
- the LOC123981056 gene encoding transmembrane protein 151A, with protein sequence MQTEEETATAEEPILEEGSGREQQRPVQQSLASSLCRESHWKCLLLTLLMYGCFATLTWCALCRVPVLGSSSIPLGADDDATSAAYYNDILHMESPCSSGYVYIPLAFLAMLYVVYLVECWHCFSKMAMLAHAEFQEVYERVQRLQQATPCIWWKAISYHYVRRTRQVTRYRNGDAYTTTQVYHERVNTHASSSEFDYARYGVKDVSKELLDLQLHPAVRLRFTKCFSFSSARAEAAYLTQRARFFGENEGLDDYMEAREGMHLKNVDFREHILAFPDPAHQPWFSRHRVFWLASAFLLSWPLRVVSEYRTAYVHYHVEKLFGEEEDSGGGGGGGGRGDGVEGGTENGIHPGGIGIGIGLNGTSYRAISRVNTVDMTELEWHIRCNQQMVPSYSEALLMDMDSNGGTNPTASTPISGPPSTTPSQGTNPPPLALPVVFNSAYLLQSCPRCRRTTSSSSLPSRLRAPMGTTALLNATVAGIRAAGQGGGGIGGRLVLSRSGFSLGRLGGGRQNSLFHSRSMGGGLGGSREDGGGAGGGGGSGGSGGGGGGFLGLGSRQDNEETRGVLEGEGDDDEEEDQLQEEEVRRREDRGHGGRERDEEAEQDSGGGGEGREADGGGRERPPSYQDAFFFPVLIIHGEESCHAGDDM encoded by the exons ATGCAGACGGAGGAGGAGACGGCCACCGCAGAAGAGCCCATTTTGGAGGAAGGGTCAGGACGAGAGCAG CAACGGCCAGTCCAACAGTCTCTGGCCTCCTCCCTGTGTCGGGAGTCTCATTGGAAGTGCCTCCTCCTGACCCTCCTCATGTACGGCTGCTTTGCCACGCTCACCTGGTGCGCACTCTGCCGTGTACCCGTTCTCGGCTCCTCCTCCATACCTCTTGGTGCTGACGACGATGCCACCTCGGCAGCCTACTATAATGACATCCTGCACATGGAGAGTCCGTGCTCTAGTGGCTACGTCTACATCCCCCTGGCCTTCCTGGCGATGCTGTACGTGGTTTACTTGGTGGAGTGTTGGCACTGCTTCTCTAAGATGGCAATGTTGGCCCATGCTGAATTCCAG GAAGTGTACGAGCGTGTGCAGAGACTTCAGCAGGCCACACCCTGCATTTGGTGGAAGGCCATCAGCTATCACTACGTGAGGAGGACCAGACAGGTGACAAGATACCGCAACGGAGATGCATATACGACCACACAG GTCTACCATGAGAGGGTGAACACTCACGCCTCCAGTTCAGAGTTTGACTACGCCCGCTATGGTGTCAAAGACGTATCAAAGGAGCTGCTGGACCTGCAACTGCACCCTGCTGTTCGCCTCCGTTTCACCAAGTGTTTCAG CTTCTCCAGTGCACGTGCTGAAGCTGCCTACCTGACCCAG CGAGCACGCTTCTTCGGGGAGAACGAGGGGCTTGACGACTACATGGAGGCCAGGGAGGGAATGCACCTAAAGAACGTGGATTTCCGCGAACACATCTTGGCATTCCCAGATCCTGCTCACCAGCCGTGGTTTTCCAGGCATAGGGTTTTCTGGCTGGCTTCTGCTTTCCTCCTGTCATGGCCGCTGCGGGTTGTGTCAGAATATCGCACAGCATATGTCCACTACCATGTGGAGAAGCTGTTCGGGGAGGAAGAGGATAGTGgcggaggaggtggtggagggggaagAGGGGATGGGGTTGAAGGAGGGACTGAGAATGGAATCCACCCAGGAGGGATCGGGATTGGAATTGGGCTGAATGGGACTAGTTACAGAGCCATCTCTCGAGTCAATACGGTGGACATGACAGAACTGGAGTGGCACATCCGCTGTAACCAACAGATGGTCCCGAGCTACTCTGAAGCTCTCCTTATGGACATGGACTCAAATGGGGGGACAAATCCTACCGCCTCTACACCCATCTCTGGGCCTCCATCCACCACCCCCAGCCAGGGGACCAACCCACCTCCTCTAGCTCTGCCGGTGGTGTTCAACTCGGCTTACCTCCTCCAGAGCTGCCCCCGGTGCCGGAGGACCACGTCGAGTTCCAGTCTTCCCTCCAGGTTAAGGGCCCCGATGGGAACCACAGCCCTCCTGAACGCTACCGTGGCAGGAATCAGAGCAGCAGGGCAGGGTGGTGGGGGTATAGGAGGAAGGTTGGTGCTCAGTCGGAGCGGATTCTCTCTTGGGAGACTTGGAGGAGGGCGCCAGAACAGTCTGTTTCATTCAAGAAGTATGGGAGGAGGGCTTGGAGGAAGTAGGGaagatggaggaggagctgggggagggggggggagcGGTGGtagtggaggaggaggcggaggattCCTTGGCTTAGGTTCAAGACAGGACAACGAGGAGACCAGAGGAGTGCTAGAAGGAGAAGGGGATGATGACGAGGAAGAGGAtcagctgcaggaggaggaggtcaggAGAAGGGAAGACAGGGGACAcggaggcagagagagggatgaagaaGCAGAGCAAGACAGCGGAGGGGGAGGCGAGGGCAGGGAGGCTgatgggggagggagggaaCGTCCTCCATCGTACCAGGATGCATTCTTCTTTCCTGTCCTCATTATACACGGAGAGGAAAGCTGCCATGCCGGAGACGACATGTGA